The Streptomyces sp. NBC_00659 genomic interval TACCGGTGGCGCGTTCTACCAACTGAGCAAGCCCGAGAAGATCCAGGCACGGAAGCAGATCGCGGTGCTGGAGAAGAAGACGGACCGGGTGTACTCGGGACCCGAGGCCCGAGCCCTGCTCGGCCTGCCGGACGTGGAAGTGCGCGTCAAGCCCGACCACAACGACGACTTCACGATCTTCGTGCAGAGCACCAGCGTGAACCGGAAGCTCGTACCGAACACGCGACTGCTGCTGATGCTCTGACACCTTGAGCGTGATGTCTGCAAGCGATTCGTGGCCTTCTGGGTGAAGCGAGCGAGGAGGATCCCGCCGCGGTGGCGGAGTTCATCCGTACCCAGAGGGCCGAGTACGGCATCCCGCAGCGCGTCTCCTGCCAGGCGCCGAGGGTGAGCGAGTCGCGGTTCCACAAGTAGGTCACGCCGGCGGTCATGTCCGCGCTGCTCGGTTACACGTCCGAGCGGCGCCGAGGTACTCACCGTTCAGCGAGGGCACGGTCAGCAAGCACTCCGGCCCCGTCCTGACCGAACTCGACCTGCCCCTGCCGGACTCGACGAGCCGCCGGGTCCTCGCGGTGCCGGCCCGCCTGCGGGGACAGAGCACGCGACAAGGCCGACAGGCCGCCCACCGCGCACGAAGCTCATCGGACGAGCCACCCGCACCGGGTGGCCGGCGCCCCCAGCCGGAAGCGACCGTGCGCCCCGAGCCTGTTCATCAGCTCTGCGGTGATCCACCGCCCAGCACCTCCGGCGACGAGGGCGACGCGACGGCCTTCCTCCAGCAGGTGCATGAGCTGGGCATGCAGGCCTTCGGCTTCGATGCCGCGCAGCCGCGGGACGTGGTGGCGCCCAACGGCGCGGTCCGCGGACGGCAGAAGCGGGAGACGGTCCGCGACACGGTGTGCGAGAGCGCCTTGTCGGTCACGTTCCGCTCGGCGACCAAGTGATCTTCAGGGACTTGAGGCGGCCCAGCCGGGCGACCGCGCGCAGCGACAGGCATTGAATAGACGCGACGACTAGTCTAGTCTCACTGATTAGACGCAACGGTAAGTCTCGCCTTGTTCTCCCGTTGCTCCATCTGCATCCACACTCACGAGAGGCCACTTCAGTGGGGAACTCGACCGTCCGCGCCGTCGACCAGACAGGGCCAAGCGCGAAGGTCCGCGGTAGCAGCCTCGCCGTGTTCAGCGTGGCCTTCGCCTTCTGGATCACCATGGCGGGCACCACGGCGCCCACACCGCTCTACCCGCTCTACGGCGACGCGTTCGGTTTCACGCCGTTCACCGTCACCGTGATCTTCGCCGTCTACGCCCTCGGAGTCGTGGCCGGCCTGCTCGCGTTCGGGCGGCTGTCCGACCAGGTGGGACGCCGACCCGTCCTGATCGCCGCGACCTTGCTGTCCGTATGCGCTGCGGTGATCTTCATCGTGGCCCAGAACCTCGCGGCGCTGCTCGTCGCGCGGGTCGTCTCCGGCTTCTCCGCAGCGCTCGTCACCGGCGCGGCCACCGCCTCGCTCGCCGAACGACTCGGCCAGAACAGCCGGGTCAAGCCCGCCACCCTCGCGCTGTTCGCGAACATGGGCGGCCTCGCGTGCGGCACCTTGCTGGCGGGCATCCTGGCGGATCTCGCGCCGTCCCCGCTCCGTGCGCCCTGGGTCGTCATGCTCGTCCTCGCCGCCATCGGCCTGCTCGGCATCGTGGTGAGCGGTGAGAGCTCGGATCACCGGTCCAGCTTTTCCCTCCGGTTCCAGCCCCTGCACATTCCCGGGGAGATCCGGTCGGACTTCCTGCGCTCGGCCATGGCGGGGGGCGCCGGATTCGCCGTGCTCGGAGTTCTGACCGCCGTGACGGGTCTGTTCCTGGGGACCGTGCTGAACGAGTCCAGCCACACACTGACCGGGCTCGTGGTCTTCTTGGCCTTCGCCTGCACCGCCCTCGGCCAGCTCCTGGTCCGCACACTCAAACCCGGCACCGCACTGCCTGTGGCATGCATCGGTCTGATCGCCGCCGCCGCCCTGATCGCGGTGGCCATGGCCACCAGCACCCTGCCGCCCTTGCTCATCGGAGCCGCCGTGAACGGCCTTGCGACAGGAATCGCCGTGGGTCACGGCATCGGCAGCATCACCACGCGCAGTGCTCCGCAGCACCGGGGCGCGTCCGTCTCCACGTTCTTCGCCATCCTGTACTCGATGCTCGCCGTGCCCGCCATCGGTGTCGGCGTCCTGATCCGCCAGACCAGCCTGCGCCCCGCGGGCGAGACGTTCAGCGCAGCGGTGGCCGCGCTCGCCCTCGGCGTGCTGCTGAGCCTGGTCCGCCCCGCCAAGAAGGCCGCTTGAGCCGGTCCGCACACCACATCCCGGCGAACCGGCTGTGCCAGAATCATGGAAACGTACTACTCGAAAGGCTGAGGGAACCATCAGCACCACGCGGAAGCCACAACCGGCCTGCGACCAGCACCCCGTCGTCAGCCGAACCGGTCCTCGACGCAGCGAGAGCGTCCGGGTCGCAGTACTCCATGCCGCGGACGACCTCCTGGTCGAGCGGGGGTTCGCCGCCCTGACCATCGAGGGCATCGCCCAGCGCGCGGGTGTGGCCAAGCAGACGATCTACCGCTGGTGGAAGTCGAAGGTCGACATCCTCCTCGACACACTCACCGACGACGCCCGCGAGGCACTCGAGTGGCGTACAGGAGAAGGCAGCCCCGAGGACGACCTCAAGGACCATCTGCAGCGTGTGGCCGACTTCTTCCAGGAACCGGCCGGCCAGGTGATGCAGGCTCTCCTCGGACATGCCCAACTGGACAAGGAAACCGCCGCCTCGCTACGCGGCGGTTTCCTGCTGGAACAGCGCGAGCGCGATATCGCCGGTCTGCGCGTACTCCTCGCGCGTGCCCAGGACCACACAGTCGACGACCGGACCGTCGACCATCTCGTGGATCTGCTGCTCGGCCCCCTGTACTACCGGGTCCTCGTGTTCGGCAAGCCGATCGACAAGGAACTCGTGGACACCACGGCCCGGCTCGTACTCACTCTGGCCAAAGAGTCCGCTTCTCCCGAAGCCGGCTGAATCACAGTCCCGCCGGCAAGCGGGCGACGGTCGCATGAGAGTGGCCCCCGACAGTCATGTCGGGGGCCACTCTCATGCGACCGTCAGTGCAGGCTTATGCAGCCGCTCCGAATTCCCGCAACAACAGCCTCGGTACGCGAGGTGGCGCCCAGCTTGATGAAAATCGAATGCAGGTGGACCTTTACGGTACATTCAGAAATACCGAGAACCCGGCCGACCATCCGGTTGGAATATCCTTCTTTGATCCCGTTTAAAACTTGCCGCTCCCTGGGTGTAAGCATGGAGACGAACTGCTCGCCACCCTGTCCAGATCCCCCGTTTTCAAGATCCAGATCAGAAGAAACTCCATCGGAAGTCGTACGGGATATGCGAGGTCCCCCAAGAGACATATGCTCCCCCTGTCACGCAACGACAATCGTCCACCAAGGCCACGCACGCGAGCCCCGTTGCCCGCAGTGTCACTTCGTCAACCATTACACTTTACGGAATCATTGTATAGGAAAAATTCAAGTAGACAGGTTAAACGTGGGTTACGTCACGCGCAGTGGTTGCACATTTAATCAATTCCTAAATCTGACTGTTCAGCCCATCCGCCAGGGACGCGCCGGCGAACCGGCGGTTACCTTGATGGAAATATATTTCACACAGAAGGTACTGGAATAACCTGCACCGGCCACGTAGGATGGGGAACGGAATCCATCCGGAAATGCCACTTATTTTCCCCCACGGGCAGGTGAGCCGATCGAGAACGGCGAAAGAAGTACTAAATTCACCTGGCCGGACGCCTGCATTCCTCATGCGGCGCCTACCTTTTCAGTCGCTCGGGCAGCTCCTCTCGCGGCTGCTCACCTTCTCCACCTGCGGTAATGTCATCGACCTGCCGCGACTCGGCCCTGTACGCGACCTGCGGCTCACGAACAGTCCCATCAGAATGAGCACAACAGGCTTTCCCGTGGAAGTAGACGTCGTTTTCCGCATTCCCGTGAAGATGAGTTCCGGGACGCTCCGGATATGACACATTCCGGTAGGTGCCGCATAGCCCACGAAAGCATCGACAGAATGCCGTACACGTTCTTTCGCGCAATGCGTGCGCAATGCGGTATTCGAATTCTGGACAGATCTGCGACACAGGGATATCTGGAGGC includes:
- a CDS encoding MFS transporter; protein product: MFSVAFAFWITMAGTTAPTPLYPLYGDAFGFTPFTVTVIFAVYALGVVAGLLAFGRLSDQVGRRPVLIAATLLSVCAAVIFIVAQNLAALLVARVVSGFSAALVTGAATASLAERLGQNSRVKPATLALFANMGGLACGTLLAGILADLAPSPLRAPWVVMLVLAAIGLLGIVVSGESSDHRSSFSLRFQPLHIPGEIRSDFLRSAMAGGAGFAVLGVLTAVTGLFLGTVLNESSHTLTGLVVFLAFACTALGQLLVRTLKPGTALPVACIGLIAAAALIAVAMATSTLPPLLIGAAVNGLATGIAVGHGIGSITTRSAPQHRGASVSTFFAILYSMLAVPAIGVGVLIRQTSLRPAGETFSAAVAALALGVLLSLVRPAKKAA
- a CDS encoding TetR/AcrR family transcriptional regulator, whose translation is MPESWKRTTRKAEGTISTTRKPQPACDQHPVVSRTGPRRSESVRVAVLHAADDLLVERGFAALTIEGIAQRAGVAKQTIYRWWKSKVDILLDTLTDDAREALEWRTGEGSPEDDLKDHLQRVADFFQEPAGQVMQALLGHAQLDKETAASLRGGFLLEQRERDIAGLRVLLARAQDHTVDDRTVDHLVDLLLGPLYYRVLVFGKPIDKELVDTTARLVLTLAKESASPEAG
- a CDS encoding response regulator transcription factor codes for the protein MSLGGPRISRTTSDGVSSDLDLENGGSGQGGEQFVSMLTPRERQVLNGIKEGYSNRMVGRVLGISECTVKVHLHSIFIKLGATSRTEAVVAGIRSGCISLH